The Trichoplusia ni isolate ovarian cell line Hi5 unplaced genomic scaffold, tn1 tig00002214, whole genome shotgun sequence DNA window TACTTGACACGAAGTATTGTGGGTCAGCCAGAAGACAAATTGGACACACTTAAATGGCCTATCCATTTAAGTGTGTCCAATTTGTCTTCGGTTGTATAGTAGTGCAGGGCAATGCGGATGTGATCGACTTCAGTACGTATGCTTTCACTTTCAGAGTAAACTCTTCCTCGTGTTTggataaaatattgaactgGACAGCATAACGTACCGCAGTGGTTGTGGTCCCTACTCCAATGACTGAACCTCGAATTGGGGATTTTTTGAGCTTTATAAGTTGAGCTGCATTTTCACTTACAAAAGAAGCCTGAGATCCGGGGTCAATCAGTGCTCTTAGCAAAGTCTCTCGGCCACTCTCACTCTGGACCGGTACTAATGCTGTTGCTAACAATGCGTTCTTCTGCTTTTGTGCAAAATTTATTACTATTGACTCATCCGGAAGGTTATCTAGTGCATCGTCATCATTTGATTGTGTTGAGGAGATTCCAGGTGATGAACTAATCTTCCCGGTATCCTGAGAACCCTCTTCCTTCTTACAGTAATGAAGAAGTGAGTGATGACGCTTTCCACAAATTTTACAAGACGTCTTCTGTTTGCAATAATAAATGGGATGGCCCAGTGATAAGCAGTTGTAGCATAATCAGTTGGTTTTGACCACCTCACTTCGTTTCTGTGGGTCAAGCTTTGCAAATTCTTTGCAGTGACAAAGAATGTGTTCTCCATTACAAAATTTGCAAATCACTTGTGTGCTTGAAGTATGAAAAGTACGTTCTTTGTTTGTTCTCTGAGTGATAGATGAAGCTTGAAATGTTACCTCGAgcgtttgtattttattttccaaaaaatttgtaaaattttgtaaagtaGGTAGGTCTGTTTGAAATTCTTGACTTACATGAGTTTCCCATTCTTTGTGTGTGTCGGCATCTAATTTTTGCACTGttaggtatataataatagaatCCCAAGTTATTGTACTAATATTCAttgattttaaactgtttaaacaCTCTTTAGTACCATCAATCACATATTTTAACTGTCCTGGCGATTGTGAGTTGATTTTTCTAAACGAAAATAACCTCTTCAACGTGGCATTCACAATAAGCCGTTTATTGCTGTATCTATTTCTTAAAACGCTCCAAGCCTCTTCATAATTATGTTCCGTTACTTGTATGTGCTTGATAGTATTTTTCGCTTCACCCTCCAAACAAGACTTCAAGTAATGCAACTTTTGTACGTTGCTTAATGATTTGTTAGTGTGGATTAACGCTTTAAACGTATCTTCAAATGGTTGCCAATCTTGATACGAACCCGAATATGTAGGTAAAACCATCCGTGGAAGCTTGACTTCAGTGGTATAAGAACCCCCTTTTTTGGGCGAGTGTGATGATGCATCGGTGTATTGTGACAAAGCTTCTGTTTTTGTAGTGAATAACTCGAACGCGTCCGCCATGTCCGACTTCAAGTCTAAATAAATTTCTTCACATTTACTGTAGTTCTCttctttgaaatgttttatagtcTTCCTTTCTTCTTTACTAGTGATT harbors:
- the LOC113507492 gene encoding uncharacterized protein LOC113507492 is translated as MAKLEEILEILEDLYDLIVKFKTNYKKSPKPRITKGFLETRIQSLEDYWKSFKEAHQSLIKITSKEERKTIKHFKEENYSKCEEIYLDLKSDMADAFELFTTKTEALSQYTDASSHSPKKGGSYTTEVKLPRMVLPTYSGSYQDWQPFEDTFKALIHTNKSLSNVQKLHYLKSCLEGEAKNTIKHIQVTEHNYEEAWSVLRNRYSNKRLIVNATLKRLFSFRKINSQSPGQLKYVIDGTKECLNSLKSMNISTITWDSIIIYLTVQKLDADTHKEWETHVSQEFQTDLPTLQNFTNFLENKIQTLEVTFQASSITQRTNKERTFHTSSTQVICKFCNGEHILCHCKEFAKLDPQKRSEVVKTN